A part of Aquaspirillum sp. LM1 genomic DNA contains:
- a CDS encoding ammonium transporter, with protein MGANTSAGDVLFLLLGAIMILAMHAGFAFLELGTVRKKNQVNALAKILSDFAVSAIAYFSVGYTVAYGVNFLAPASVLTANHGYELVKFFFLLTFAAAIPAIISGGIAERAKFSPQALATFALVGLVYPFFEGMAWNNHFGLQDWLTAQFGAAFHDFAGSVVVHAVGGWIALAAVLLLGPRYGRYRKEGGVSAHPPSSIPFLALGAWILIVGWFGFNVMSAQKLEGMSGLVAMNSLMAMVGGTLTANWLGKNDPGFLHNGPLAGLVAVCAGSDVMHPIGALVVGGVAGLLFVAMFTITQNRWKIDDVLGVWPLHGLCGVWGGIACGLFGQTWLGGLGGVSLVSQLLGTLAGVVIAFVGGGVVYGVLKATVGLRLDQEEEYQGADLTVHKITATPEREASW; from the coding sequence ATGGGAGCCAACACCAGCGCCGGGGACGTTCTGTTCCTGCTCTTGGGCGCCATCATGATTCTGGCCATGCACGCCGGCTTTGCCTTTCTGGAACTGGGCACGGTGCGCAAAAAAAACCAGGTCAACGCCCTGGCCAAGATTCTCAGCGACTTTGCCGTATCGGCCATTGCCTACTTTAGCGTGGGCTATACCGTGGCGTATGGGGTGAATTTTCTCGCCCCAGCCAGCGTGCTGACCGCCAACCATGGCTACGAGCTGGTCAAGTTTTTCTTTTTGCTGACCTTTGCCGCCGCGATTCCGGCCATTATTTCAGGCGGCATTGCCGAGCGCGCCAAGTTCAGCCCGCAGGCGTTGGCCACGTTTGCCTTGGTTGGGCTGGTGTATCCGTTTTTTGAAGGCATGGCCTGGAACAACCATTTTGGCCTGCAAGACTGGCTCACCGCGCAGTTTGGCGCGGCGTTCCACGACTTTGCCGGTTCGGTGGTGGTGCATGCGGTGGGTGGCTGGATTGCCCTGGCGGCGGTGCTGCTGCTGGGCCCGCGCTATGGCCGCTACCGCAAGGAAGGCGGCGTGTCGGCCCACCCGCCGTCCAGCATTCCGTTTTTGGCGCTGGGCGCGTGGATTCTGATTGTGGGCTGGTTTGGCTTTAATGTGATGAGCGCGCAAAAGCTGGAAGGTATGTCCGGGCTGGTGGCGATGAACTCGCTGATGGCTATGGTGGGCGGCACACTCACCGCCAACTGGCTGGGCAAGAACGACCCCGGCTTTTTGCATAACGGCCCGCTGGCCGGCCTGGTGGCGGTGTGTGCGGGCTCGGATGTCATGCACCCGATTGGTGCGCTGGTGGTGGGGGGCGTGGCTGGTTTGCTGTTTGTGGCGATGTTCACCATCACGCAAAACCGCTGGAAAATTGACGATGTGCTTGGCGTATGGCCGCTGCACGGCCTGTGCGGGGTATGGGGTGGCATTGCCTGTGGCCTGTTTGGCCAAACCTGGCTGGGTGGGCTGGGCGGGGTCAGCCTGGTGTCGCAGCTGCTGGGCACGCTGGCCGGGGTGGTGATTGCCTTTGTGGGCGGCGGGGTGGTGTATGGCGTGCTGAAAGCCACGGTGGGCTTGCGGCTGGATCAGGAAGAAGAGTATCAGGGGGCGGATCTGACCGTACACAAGATTACCGCCACGCCGGAACGTGAGGCCAGCTGGTAA